GCATGTTACCGTCATCAATCGGCAACCAGAGTCGCTGCACGGCGTGGATCTGCACCGACGGACGCTATAAATTCGAGCCTGCGAAAGGTGGTTGGATCTCGCCGGAAAACCTTCAATTGCCGGCAGCAGTAGCAGCGAGCGGCTGCTCTGAAGTCTGAAGAACAGCAGTCAGTCACGGTCAGAGCTGGTGTCTCGGTTGGCTAGCAGCTCTATATAAAGGCCGGGCCGAGGTCTCGCCAATCTCCAGGCCACGAGCTAGAGCATCGCCACCCACACTACACAGCTCGTAGCACGGGAGTAGGCAGAGCTCAGGTGCTAGCCAGCTAGCTAGGATGGCGTCCAAGGCCGAGCTGGTGGTGGAGGTGAAGTCCCCGGCGGACAAGCTGTGGGCGGCGCTGCGCGACTCCACGGAGCTGTTCCCCAAGATCTTCCCCCAGCAGTACGAGAGCATCGAGACCGTCGAGGGCGACGGCAAGTCTGCCGGCACCGTCCGCCTCCTCAAGTACACCGAGGGTGCGTATATATCGCGTAACGCCTAGCTCCGACGTGCGTGTCGATCTCCAGGCCTGCCGCCGACGGGATGTTGCTGCTGGTGCAGGGGTGCCGATGCTGACGTTCGCCAAGGAGAAGCTGGAGCTGGCGGACGACGAGAACAAGGTGGTGGCGTACAGCGTGGTGGACGGCGAGCTGGTGAACTTCTACAAGAACTTCAAGATCACGCTCAAGGTGTCCCCCGCCAAGGAGGGCGAGGCCGGCGCCGTCGTCAACTGGTCCATGGAGTTCGACAAGGCCAACGACCAGGTGCCCGACCCTGACGTCATCAAGGAGACCGCCACCAAGACGTTCCACGACCTCGACGACTACCTCCTCAAGAACTAGGCGGCGGGGGGTCGTCCACCCGCTGAGGCATCGGCGATCGGTCGCATTCAGTCGTTTAGCACGCTAGTGCATGTCGCTGGTGGTGGTGTCCGAGTCCGTGTTCGAGTTGGTGTGGTAGCTACGGCGGGTCGTGTCCTTGAACTGTCTCCGGTTGATGTTGCTGCAGCGATCATGTGCGTCTGCACTCTGCAGGTTGCAATTAGTCCCAGTCAATAAAGCTGTTCGTGTTCATTGTGCACTCGATGCTATCATCAGTTGCTTCAGACTTTATTGTGCACTCGATGCTATCATCAGCTGCTTCAGACTTTCTGGCCTTAACAGAGTTGGAACGCGAGACCATTTCTCTAGGTCTTCCAGATTATGTTGCAAGAACTGATTGTTATACACGGAGAAGATATCGCACAGAGAAGAGGCCTAGGCACTGGGCCAAAAGAGGAGTAGAGGACACCGCCGAACGCTAGGAACGCGGACAGAGCGCGGTCACCGCGACAAGGGCACGCAGCGCGCAGCGCGTGGTCACCACAGAAACACTGCGCCCCACGGCCGCGCGTGCAGCAGACCCAGCCACCACCGGGGCGCGCGCACTGGCGCGTACTCCTACACGCGAAGACCGGGCCGGAGCCTTACCGCACCGCGCCACCGAGCCGCGACGCGCAGAGAGCGGGCGTGCACGAGCGCAAGACCACCACGGCCACCGGGGATGCCAACGCGCACACGCGCCGCTGGCCGTGGCCGAGGAGCCGCCGCACGGGCAAGGCCGCGGTGGACCACCAGACGGTATTATCATCCACCAGGTACTTTGTCAGACGAAGGATTCAAGCTAGTATGTCTCCCACCGCCTGTACTGCTTTCAGCGTCACGCGCTGCATCTGCTTGTGGCCACCGGCAAGTGTTATGGTCTCGATCCTCCTAGGGTTGGTACTCATCATTGTGACTCAGTCGTCACGGCAGCGGCAGCAATGTGATTTGAAGTCAGGGTAGTACTCTGTACTCCGTAGAATACAGCGCCGGCATGGCCGCAATTACCATCAGTCCGTTGCAGACGGTGTTCATGGATGGCACGCAGCTCTCTGCTCTCAGCGCATCATAGCGACGTAGGGACAGGGGCGAGGCTTGGCACGGCGGCAGTGGCTGGACCGCTGGAGTAGCCTCACAAAGTTTCAGCCTTTCAGGGTCCATGGAGTTGAGGAATATAGAGAAGCGATACTTGGAAACGGTTTTAACTCGGATGGGATGAGACTGTTTCTGCATTCTCGGACCTACGACGTTTCTAATGGCACAACGCCAGAATTCCACATGATGATTAGGCTTGTTGCAAAGCTTAAGTTGCTTTTtctctttttatttttttaaaaaaatcatgaGAAATTTTTTCCACAAAGTTTTGTTAAAAAGCTTTTAGAAtttttttttcatattttttagAAAGCATGTTTTAAGTGTTTTGGAAAATTAGTTTGTGAAAGTCTATATGAAAATAAAGCTCTCTTTAAAAGTACCATGCTCATGCATGTGGACCCACATCACCTTTTTATAGAAAGTTTTTTTGGACTATGTGCTAGAGCTCTTCTCTAGAGTGCACTAAAAATCAACCTAAtagttaaatataattatattgACTAATATAATCTACAAATATTTTTAAAATCAGCAAATAGAGATGCTTTCTAGTTTCTAGTTCCAATGGATAGTAAATTCTACTTCATTTTCATGCTAGTGAATTCTGACCACACACAAATTAGTTATAACTCTTACATTCTATAAAATATATTTGGAACAGCATGAATGGAATATGAGCATTTATTTATTCGGACATAATTTATGTGGTATTTGGCTTGTTCTACTCACAATGTATTATTCATGTAATCTAACAATAAATTTTTGTACATCTATCTTTAGTTTTTACCATTGTAAAATAACTAAGCAGGACCTAATAGGAATGATTAAATTCAGAGGAATCTTTTGCCGTCCCTTTTGCCCACAAAACCCCCTCTTTTCACTTTTCAGGCTGCAACACAAAAACCCCCGGCCGTGACATCGCCGGAATCCCGGCCCTCACTGACCCCCGCCGCTATGTCTACGttagtggcggcggcggcggctcccgcGCCGGGCGCCACGGCCACGGTGCGGGTATCCAACATCCCGCCCTCGGCCATCGCCGCCGAGCTCCTTGCCTTCTTCGACTCCGCTGTCGCCACCGGCGCGGCATTCGCATGCGAgatcgccgccgcccaccgcggcTGGCTCAGCCGCGGCCACGGCTCCGTCCAATTCGAatccgccgccgcagccaccCGTGCAATCGACCTCGCGTCCTCCGGCGGCCTTCCTCCCTTCCTCGGCTCCCACCTCTCTGTCTCCCCCGCCCACGTCGACCTCCTGCCCCGCGCGCCCGATTTCGCCCTCCGCGCCCTCGGCTCGAGCCTCGTTATAGGCAACCGCGTAGCCGAGCGCGAGCTGGAGGTGGCCTACACCTGGGACGGCGTGCGCGCCGAGGTCATCCCAGGGAAGCGGCGCGTGGACCTGTACCTGAAACATGATTCCCGGAGCTACAAGCTTGAGGTTCTCTTCGAGGACATCAGGGAGTGCTTCGGGTGCAGCTTTGATGGGGCGGGCGCTATCTTGCTGCTGGTGAGCTGATGATACCGTTCTATTAGATGCGAAAGTTCCAAAACTTCGTTGCTTCCGTATGTGAGCTGAAGTGTGAGTGTGCGACCTGATTATTTGTTTCGAATTAATACATGACATGCTACATGCAGATATCTGATTGACATGCACTGTTATCAATCCTTATTTTCACCCCGTAGCCAGGAGAATGACCGAGTGATTGTGATAGAATTAGCTCAATATGCACATTGTTGAAAGTCAGCAAGTGAATCTACAGACATTGGACCTCAAATTTAGTAACATCCTAGAAGAATGAGATCATCACAGACTCGCGTGGCACAGAAGGGATGATTTTGCAGTCTTCTATGGCCACTATAGTGTATATTGTGTAGCAGCGTCCAAAACAAACACATTCTAGGTTATCATATGATCCATTTATTGCATATTCTAACCATTTCAATTTTCAATTACAGCTCAAAGACTTGAGATATGCACAATAAATGTAACCCTCATACAGGATAATGCATTTTACTTGAAACTGACAATTAACTTCATATTTGTGCAACCACAGTGGGGTTTCCTCTGCGTGTTATTTCAAGTATTTCTTGGAGCCGATCACTTAATTTTTTATTGG
The sequence above is drawn from the Panicum hallii strain FIL2 chromosome 7, PHallii_v3.1, whole genome shotgun sequence genome and encodes:
- the LOC112900299 gene encoding MLP-like protein 423 encodes the protein MASKAELVVEVKSPADKLWAALRDSTELFPKIFPQQYESIETVEGDGKSAGTVRLLKYTEGVPMLTFAKEKLELADDENKVVAYSVVDGELVNFYKNFKITLKVSPAKEGEAGAVVNWSMEFDKANDQVPDPDVIKETATKTFHDLDDYLLKN